From Halodesulfovibrio sp., a single genomic window includes:
- the dsrB gene encoding dissimilatory-type sulfite reductase subunit beta, whose translation MAFISSGYNPAKPMEGRITDIGPREFTEFLPPVIKANKGKWAYHEILEPGVLVHVGESGDKVFTVRVGAARLMSVTHIREICEIADKHCDGYLRFTTRNNIEFMTDSEDKVAALKEDLASRKFDGGSSKFPVGGTGAGISNIVHTQGWVHCHTPATDASGPVKAVMDTVFSDFQDHRLPAPVRIALACCLNMCGAVHCSDIGIVGIHRKPPMIDHEWTDQLCEIPLAVASCPTAAVRPTKVELDGKKVNTIAIKNERCMYCGNCYTMCPALPISDGEGDGVVIMVGGKVSNRISQPKFSKVVVAYIPNETPRWPTLTEKIKHIIDIYADNAMKYERLGDWIERIGWEKFFELTGLEFTQHLIDDFRDHAYYTWRQTTQFKF comes from the coding sequence ATGGCATTCATCTCTTCTGGTTACAATCCAGCTAAACCAATGGAAGGCCGTATCACCGATATTGGCCCTCGTGAATTCACCGAATTCCTTCCTCCAGTAATCAAGGCTAACAAAGGTAAGTGGGCATACCACGAAATCCTCGAGCCTGGTGTATTGGTTCACGTTGGTGAATCCGGTGATAAAGTATTTACCGTTCGTGTAGGTGCTGCACGTCTTATGTCTGTTACACACATTCGCGAAATCTGCGAAATTGCTGACAAACATTGTGACGGCTACCTCCGCTTTACTACTCGTAACAACATTGAATTTATGACAGACAGCGAAGACAAAGTAGCTGCTCTTAAAGAAGATCTTGCTTCTCGTAAATTTGATGGTGGCTCAAGCAAATTCCCTGTAGGTGGTACTGGCGCTGGTATTTCCAACATCGTTCACACTCAGGGTTGGGTACACTGCCACACCCCAGCAACTGACGCATCCGGTCCAGTAAAAGCTGTAATGGATACAGTTTTCTCTGACTTCCAGGATCACCGTCTGCCTGCACCAGTTCGTATCGCTCTCGCATGTTGTCTCAACATGTGTGGTGCTGTACACTGCTCCGACATCGGTATTGTTGGTATTCACCGTAAGCCACCAATGATCGACCACGAGTGGACTGATCAGCTTTGTGAGATTCCTCTCGCAGTTGCTTCTTGTCCTACCGCTGCTGTTCGTCCTACCAAGGTTGAACTCGACGGTAAAAAAGTTAACACCATCGCTATTAAGAACGAGCGTTGCATGTACTGTGGTAACTGCTACACTATGTGTCCAGCTCTTCCTATCTCTGATGGTGAAGGCGACGGCGTTGTAATCATGGTTGGTGGTAAGGTTTCTAACCGTATCTCCCAGCCTAAGTTCTCTAAAGTAGTAGTAGCGTACATTCCTAACGAAACTCCTCGTTGGCCTACACTCACTGAGAAAATCAAACACATCATTGATATCTACGCTGACAACGCTATGAAATACGAGCGTCTCGGTGACTGGATTGAGCGCATCGGTTGGGAAAAGTTCTTCGAACTTACCGGCCTCGAGTTCACCCAG
- the dsrA gene encoding dissimilatory-type sulfite reductase subunit alpha: MAKHATPLLDQLETGPWPSFVSDIKQEAANRAANPKGLDYQIPVDCPDDLLGVLELSYNDGETHWKHGGIVGVFGYGGGVIGRYCDQPEQFPGVAHFHTVRVNQPAGKYYTTDFLRQLCDIWDLRGSGLTNMHGATGDIVLLGTTTPQLEEIFWEITHDLNNDLGGSGSNLRTPAACLGESRCEYACYDTQAASYNLTMEYQDELHRPAFPYKFKFKFDGCPNGCVAAMARSDFSVVGTWKDSIKIDQEAVAAYVAGEFKPNAGAHSGKDWGAFDIEAEVINRCPSAAMKWEGGKLAIDRSECVRCMHCINTMPRALRIGDERGASILCGAKAPILDGAQMSSLVVPFVEASGDFDEIKEVVENIWDWWMEEGKNRERLGETMRRLSLQKLLEVTGQTPTAHNVQEPRHNPYIFFKEDEVPGGWDRDINEYRKRHQR; encoded by the coding sequence ATGGCGAAACACGCAACTCCTCTGTTGGATCAGCTCGAAACCGGCCCATGGCCGAGTTTTGTATCCGACATTAAGCAGGAAGCAGCTAACCGTGCTGCCAACCCTAAAGGTCTTGATTACCAGATCCCTGTAGATTGTCCTGACGATCTCCTCGGTGTTCTGGAACTTTCTTACAACGACGGTGAAACTCACTGGAAACACGGCGGCATCGTAGGCGTATTCGGTTACGGTGGTGGTGTTATTGGTCGTTACTGTGACCAGCCAGAACAGTTCCCTGGCGTTGCACATTTCCACACCGTACGTGTTAACCAGCCAGCTGGTAAATACTACACCACTGATTTCCTCCGTCAGCTCTGTGACATCTGGGATCTCCGTGGTTCCGGTCTTACCAACATGCACGGCGCAACTGGTGACATCGTACTTCTCGGTACTACCACTCCTCAGCTCGAAGAGATCTTCTGGGAAATCACCCACGATCTCAACAACGACCTTGGTGGTTCCGGTTCTAACCTGCGTACTCCTGCTGCTTGTCTCGGCGAGTCCCGTTGTGAATACGCTTGTTACGACACCCAGGCTGCTTCTTACAACTTGACCATGGAATACCAGGACGAACTTCACCGTCCAGCGTTCCCATACAAGTTCAAATTCAAGTTCGACGGCTGTCCTAACGGTTGTGTAGCTGCTATGGCTCGCTCCGACTTCTCAGTTGTTGGTACTTGGAAAGACAGCATCAAAATCGATCAGGAAGCTGTAGCTGCTTACGTTGCTGGCGAATTTAAGCCAAACGCAGGCGCACACTCCGGTAAAGATTGGGGTGCATTTGACATCGAAGCTGAAGTTATCAACCGTTGTCCTTCCGCTGCTATGAAGTGGGAAGGTGGCAAACTCGCTATCGATCGTTCCGAATGTGTTCGTTGTATGCACTGCATCAACACCATGCCTCGTGCTCTGCGTATCGGTGACGAACGTGGTGCTTCCATCCTCTGTGGTGCGAAAGCTCCTATCCTCGACGGTGCACAGATGTCTTCCCTCGTAGTTCCTTTTGTTGAAGCTTCCGGCGATTTCGACGAAATCAAAGAAGTTGTTGAAAACATTTGGGACTGGTGGATGGAAGAAGGTAAAAACCGTGAACGTCTTGGTGAAACCATGCGTCGTCTCTCTCTCCAGAAACTCCTCGAAGTTACTGGTCAGACTCCGACTGCTCACAACGTTCAGGAACCTCGTCACAACCCGTACATCTTCTTCAAAGAAGACGAAGTACCTGGCGGTTGGGACCGTGACATCAACGAATACCGTAAGCGCCACCAGCGCTAA
- a CDS encoding cache domain-containing protein, translating to MTLFHLNRATSKLKLENLEQGEYFRDLYPYKQISRIAFDDVLVAPRPAEPMFITDTTFRDGQQARPPYTVKQIETIYDMLYRLGGRSGLIRASEFFMYSDKDKRAIDACRSRGYKYPEITGWIRAHKDDLKIAKSMEFREVGMLTSVSDYHIYLKLGLDREKAMRNYLEVVEQALAWGISPRCHFEDITRADIHGFCLPFAEKLMELSRQSGLPVKIRMCDTMGYGVPYTGATLPRSVPRIVRAFTDEAGVPGDWLEWHGHNDFHKTLVNAVTAWLYGCGGANGTLLGFGERTGNSPIEALIIEYISLTGDDEAADTRVISEVGEYFEKELEYNVADNYPFVGRDFNATSAGIHVDGLAKNEEIYNVFDTTRLLNRPVPIIITDKSGRAGVAYWINQTLKLTGDSEVSKRHPAVGKVYNRILEAYEKGRSTSISNKEMERLVRRYMPEMFRTDFDNLKEVAHNLAAQIISELSFDCNVILAKENYRCLTEFVQQYPFIQYLYLTDNEGGLIASKITDMRFVEKYEELGIGFDFSSREWFKQPVQTGKLHITNLYTSHFTGQLILTVSAPVTDNDDNITGVIGADIMLEQLLQRECELEEKNNIEAFC from the coding sequence GTGACCTTGTTTCATCTAAACCGCGCGACATCGAAGCTTAAGCTCGAAAATCTTGAGCAAGGTGAGTACTTCCGCGATCTGTATCCATACAAACAGATCAGCCGTATCGCATTTGATGATGTTTTAGTAGCTCCGCGACCCGCAGAGCCTATGTTCATCACCGATACGACATTTCGTGATGGTCAGCAGGCAAGACCTCCGTACACGGTAAAACAAATCGAAACAATTTATGACATGCTCTACAGGCTTGGGGGCAGAAGCGGACTTATCCGTGCTTCCGAGTTTTTCATGTATTCAGACAAAGACAAACGCGCCATTGATGCCTGCCGGTCAAGAGGCTACAAATATCCGGAAATTACCGGATGGATTCGTGCCCATAAAGATGACTTGAAGATAGCTAAGAGTATGGAGTTTAGAGAAGTAGGCATGCTTACTTCTGTTTCTGACTACCATATTTATCTTAAGCTTGGGCTTGATCGTGAAAAGGCAATGCGTAACTACCTTGAGGTAGTGGAGCAGGCGCTGGCATGGGGTATTTCTCCTCGTTGCCATTTTGAGGATATCACCCGTGCCGATATTCACGGTTTTTGTCTGCCATTTGCTGAAAAATTGATGGAGCTTTCCCGCCAGAGCGGGCTTCCAGTCAAAATACGCATGTGCGATACAATGGGCTACGGTGTGCCGTACACGGGTGCAACTCTTCCTCGTTCGGTTCCGCGTATCGTCCGTGCATTTACGGATGAAGCCGGTGTGCCTGGAGACTGGCTGGAATGGCACGGACACAACGACTTTCACAAAACACTCGTTAATGCTGTAACCGCATGGCTGTATGGATGTGGTGGTGCTAACGGAACTTTGCTCGGCTTTGGTGAACGCACCGGTAACTCGCCTATTGAGGCTCTTATTATCGAATACATTTCACTTACCGGTGATGATGAAGCTGCTGATACCCGTGTAATCAGTGAAGTCGGCGAATATTTCGAAAAAGAACTGGAATACAACGTCGCGGATAACTATCCGTTTGTAGGGCGTGACTTTAATGCGACCAGTGCTGGTATCCACGTTGATGGACTCGCTAAAAACGAAGAAATCTACAATGTGTTTGATACAACTCGTCTTCTGAATCGTCCTGTACCAATCATTATTACTGACAAGTCCGGTAGAGCCGGAGTCGCCTACTGGATTAACCAGACTCTCAAGCTTACAGGCGATAGCGAAGTTTCTAAGCGTCACCCAGCAGTAGGTAAGGTCTACAATCGTATTTTGGAAGCCTACGAGAAAGGTCGCTCAACTTCTATTTCTAATAAAGAAATGGAACGCCTTGTGCGCCGGTACATGCCGGAAATGTTCCGCACTGACTTCGATAACCTTAAAGAAGTTGCCCACAACCTTGCTGCTCAGATTATTTCCGAGCTGTCATTTGACTGCAACGTGATTCTTGCAAAAGAAAACTACCGCTGCCTGACGGAGTTTGTTCAGCAGTATCCGTTTATTCAGTATTTGTATCTGACTGACAATGAAGGTGGGCTTATCGCGTCTAAAATTACGGATATGCGATTTGTCGAAAAGTATGAGGAGCTTGGAATCGGCTTCGATTTCTCATCCAGAGAGTGGTTTAAGCAACCTGTGCAGACTGGTAAGCTGCATATCACCAACTTGTATACATCACATTTTACCGGACAGCTTATTTTGACTGTATCTGCTCCGGTAACAGACAATGATGATAATATTACCGGTGTAATTGGTGCTGACATAATGCTTGAGCAGCTTTTGCAACGAGAATGCGAGCTAGAAGAGAAAAACAATATCGAAGCATTTTGTTAG